The following coding sequences are from one Candidatus Methylomirabilota bacterium window:
- the trpD gene encoding anthranilate phosphoribosyltransferase: MTSPTITEAVKALVERRDLTRIEAAAAMEAIMSGAATNAQIAAFLTALRMKGETVEELIGFAQVMRQKAVHVRTRGEETAALTGTDREMLIDTCGTGGDAAGTFNVSTATAFVVAGAGLRVAKHGNRSVSSLCGSADVVETLGINLELTPARVARCIDEVGIGFLYAPLLHTAMKHVMAARREMGIRTVFNMLGPLTNPAAANAQVIGVYSAALTEPLARVLAELGTVRAFVVHGADGLDEISNTGDSRVSEVREGVVRTFTLRPEDFGLARASMADLQGGDREQNAQIIRGILGGEPGPRREIVLMNAAAALVAGGRARDLKEGAGLAAKSIDSGAARVKLQTLIALSQKLGQEK, encoded by the coding sequence ATCGAGGCGGCCGCGGCGATGGAGGCGATCATGTCGGGCGCCGCCACCAACGCCCAGATCGCGGCCTTCCTCACCGCGCTCCGGATGAAGGGCGAGACGGTCGAGGAGCTGATCGGCTTCGCCCAGGTGATGCGCCAGAAGGCCGTGCACGTCCGCACACGCGGCGAGGAGACGGCGGCGCTGACGGGCACGGACCGCGAGATGCTCATCGACACCTGCGGTACGGGCGGCGACGCCGCCGGCACCTTCAACGTCTCCACCGCGACGGCGTTCGTGGTCGCCGGCGCCGGCCTGCGGGTGGCCAAGCATGGCAACCGCTCCGTCTCGTCGCTCTGTGGGTCCGCCGACGTGGTGGAGACGCTCGGCATCAACCTCGAGCTGACCCCGGCCCGGGTGGCGCGCTGCATCGACGAGGTGGGGATCGGCTTCCTCTACGCCCCCTTGCTCCACACGGCGATGAAGCACGTGATGGCGGCGCGGCGCGAGATGGGGATCCGGACCGTGTTCAACATGCTGGGCCCCCTCACCAACCCGGCGGCGGCGAATGCCCAGGTGATCGGCGTCTACTCGGCGGCCCTCACCGAGCCCCTGGCGCGGGTGCTGGCGGAGCTGGGCACGGTGCGCGCCTTCGTCGTGCACGGCGCCGACGGGCTCGACGAGATCTCGAACACCGGCGACAGCCGTGTCTCCGAGGTCCGGGAGGGCGTGGTGCGCACCTTCACCCTCCGGCCAGAGGACTTCGGCCTGGCCCGGGCGTCCATGGCCGACCTCCAGGGCGGCGACCGCGAGCAGAACGCCCAGATCATCCGGGGGATCCTCGGCGGCGAGCCGGGACCCAGGCGCGAGATCGTGCTGATGAACGCGGCGGCCGCGCTGGTGGCGGGCGGCCGGGCCCGCGACCTGAAGGAGGGCGCGGGGCTGGCCGCGAAGTCCATCGACAGCGGCGCCGCCCGCGTCAAGCTGCAGACACTGATCGCGCTCAGTCAGAAGCTCGGGCAGGAAAAATAG